The following proteins come from a genomic window of Spongiibacter tropicus DSM 19543:
- a CDS encoding acyl-CoA dehydrogenase → MDTIIAVLCIAVSLLAVFSLRLPRRRGAIIFALSWLLAGSIEDALLYPVWLILLFAALAVVLHDGLRLRLVSEPVRRTLAKMMPEMSDTEREALEAGTTWWEKELFSGRPDWQQFEDIELSTLSQREQAFIDNETEQLCAMLDEWQIQHELRDLPEEVWQFIKEKRFFSLIIPEEFGGLHFSPYAQSRVVSKIASRSSVAAVTVMVPNSLGPGELLAKYGTPEQQQYWLPRLASGEEIPCFGLTGPDAGSDAGAIPDYGEVCKGKYRGEETLGIKLSFSKRWITLAPIATVIGLAFRLHDPDGLLEGDSDLGICCALVPADLPGIDIGRRHNPGAAFMNGPLTGRDVFIPFELLIGGKDYIGKGWQMLVECLGAGRGISLPALSTAAGEMAYLSVGAYVRLRRQFGIPVGKFEGVQEATAEIAASAYTLEAFRAFVTRALADGAPSVLTAMAKCHATEMMRTLVNHSMDVLGGRGIQMGPRNFMALTYQTVPIAITVEGANILTRSLMIFGQGAIRCHPFLADEMLLLNDDSAEAPQRFDALFSAHLGHTASNVSRAMLLGFSGGRLSTAGQGKTLRRHYRQMERFAAAFAATADVVLVSLGGDLKRREMLSARLGDVHSQLVIASALLKFHHSQPHSDAAIAHADYALQRCFSAAQQALNALYANFPVPGLGPVLKRLFFPFGDAAKAPDDQQIRQLGELIMQPQAVRELLADKVYVSHNADESVGRVLETYRQLLDIEPLYERFLKAESRLSGTNRDARVTAAVAEGLITEEEAAALRDYEAMRYDCMLTDAFDHSLQNLDLRPLRP, encoded by the coding sequence ATGGACACGATTATTGCCGTTCTATGTATAGCGGTTTCCCTGCTGGCTGTTTTCAGCCTGCGTTTACCCCGGCGCCGCGGTGCCATCATTTTTGCCCTGAGCTGGCTGCTGGCAGGCAGCATCGAGGATGCGCTGCTGTATCCCGTCTGGTTGATCCTGCTGTTTGCCGCCCTCGCCGTTGTCCTGCACGATGGTTTGCGGCTGCGACTGGTCAGCGAACCGGTGCGGCGCACCCTCGCGAAAATGATGCCCGAAATGAGCGACACCGAGCGCGAGGCGCTGGAGGCCGGCACCACCTGGTGGGAGAAAGAGCTGTTTTCCGGTCGTCCGGACTGGCAGCAATTTGAGGATATTGAGCTGTCTACGCTCAGCCAGCGTGAACAGGCCTTTATCGACAATGAAACCGAGCAGCTCTGCGCCATGCTTGATGAGTGGCAGATTCAGCACGAATTGAGAGACCTGCCGGAAGAGGTCTGGCAGTTCATTAAAGAAAAACGCTTCTTCAGTCTTATCATCCCCGAGGAATTCGGCGGTCTGCACTTCAGTCCCTACGCCCAGAGCCGGGTTGTCAGCAAAATTGCCAGCCGCTCCAGTGTGGCGGCTGTAACCGTGATGGTGCCCAACTCACTGGGGCCCGGCGAATTGCTGGCGAAGTACGGCACCCCGGAACAGCAGCAGTACTGGCTGCCGCGCCTGGCCAGCGGCGAGGAAATCCCCTGCTTCGGCCTGACCGGTCCCGACGCCGGTTCTGATGCCGGGGCGATTCCCGATTACGGCGAAGTCTGTAAGGGCAAGTATCGCGGAGAAGAGACCCTGGGTATCAAACTCAGCTTTTCCAAACGCTGGATCACCCTCGCCCCCATTGCCACGGTGATTGGCCTGGCGTTTCGCCTGCACGACCCCGACGGTCTGCTGGAAGGCGACAGCGACCTGGGTATCTGCTGCGCGCTGGTGCCGGCAGATTTACCGGGCATCGATATCGGCCGCCGCCACAACCCTGGCGCCGCCTTTATGAACGGCCCGCTTACCGGCCGCGATGTATTCATTCCTTTTGAGCTGCTGATCGGTGGCAAAGACTACATCGGCAAAGGCTGGCAAATGCTGGTGGAATGCCTGGGTGCCGGGCGGGGCATTTCCTTACCCGCGCTGTCGACTGCGGCTGGCGAAATGGCCTATCTCAGTGTCGGCGCGTATGTGCGCCTGCGCCGCCAGTTCGGCATCCCGGTGGGTAAATTCGAGGGCGTCCAGGAAGCCACTGCCGAAATCGCGGCCTCGGCGTACACCCTCGAAGCCTTCCGCGCCTTTGTCACCCGAGCATTGGCCGACGGCGCACCCTCCGTGCTCACTGCCATGGCGAAGTGTCACGCCACCGAAATGATGCGCACACTGGTCAACCACAGCATGGATGTCCTCGGCGGACGCGGCATTCAAATGGGGCCGCGCAATTTTATGGCCCTCACTTACCAGACCGTGCCCATCGCCATTACCGTCGAGGGAGCCAATATTCTCACACGGTCGCTGATGATTTTCGGGCAGGGCGCCATCCGCTGTCACCCTTTCCTTGCCGATGAAATGCTGTTGCTCAACGACGACAGTGCCGAGGCGCCCCAGCGCTTCGATGCCCTGTTCAGCGCTCACCTCGGCCACACCGCGAGCAATGTCAGTCGCGCCATGCTGCTGGGCTTCTCCGGCGGACGACTCAGTACAGCCGGGCAGGGGAAAACACTGCGCAGACACTATCGACAAATGGAACGCTTCGCCGCGGCCTTTGCCGCCACTGCTGACGTGGTATTGGTCAGTCTGGGGGGCGATCTCAAGCGCCGGGAGATGCTGTCAGCACGGCTGGGCGACGTTCACAGCCAATTGGTGATCGCATCTGCATTGCTGAAATTCCATCACAGCCAGCCCCACAGCGATGCGGCCATTGCACACGCCGACTACGCGCTGCAGCGTTGTTTTTCCGCGGCCCAGCAAGCCTTGAACGCCCTGTATGCCAACTTCCCGGTGCCGGGCCTCGGCCCCGTGCTGAAACGCCTGTTCTTCCCCTTTGGCGACGCCGCCAAAGCACCTGACGATCAGCAGATTCGCCAATTGGGCGAGCTGATCATGCAACCTCAGGCCGTACGCGAACTGCTGGCAGACAAGGTTTACGTCAGCCACAACGCCGACGAATCGGTGGGACGGGTATTGGAAACCTATCGGCAACTGCTGGACATTGAGCCGCTCTACGAGCGCTTCCTGAAAGCGGAAAGCCGTCTGAGCGGCACCAACCGGGACGCCCGGGTCACCGCCGCAGTGGCTGAAGGTCTTATCACTGAGGAAGAAGCCGCGGCTCTCCGCGATTACGAGGCCATGCGCTACGACTGCATGCTGACCGATGCCTTCGACCACTCTCTGCAAAACCTCGATCTGCGCCCCTTGCGCCCCTGA
- a CDS encoding TonB-dependent receptor has protein sequence MKIRIRAASSLLPLLVSGAAVAGPVLEEVVVTAQLRQQSLQDVPVSVSAIGGEKMMEAGIAKIEDLQAYVPNFTMSESGIGTDIYIRGIGSGENQGFEQSVGMYVDGIYYGRAQLARAPFLDLSRVEVLRGPQNILLGKNSIAGAINIKTADPTEDFEGNVQLTYEPELNERIVDLVLSGPISDRFGYRFAARKREMDGYMENLVLDRDEAQRDEETLRFKLLWDVSDDVVANFKIESGSFDVIGRTSEIITNEPSTDDVFLFNGRTYGEIMDRTVFPDLGGLGGLVGILPQFLLDALQLQGSGALVDIDSDSGVLNNTADRKRHSNGDFSYNDTYNFTANVDWYRDGHQFTSITGIMGYEYDEDCDCDFTGAPLFQVEFEEEYKQFSQEFRWISPAGEEFEFIGGLYLQYSELDFFDSLYLPSDIVPQLVNAADLIEGGARGDYDPLAGASSAFEIAGIGDAGNALRGIRTPRTFYSESKIASTFLQSTWNVSSEFRLTLGGRLTWENKEGSRDFNFTFEDGTVQPAGEVDTAAAVSFGAERHSLKGEREEVQFAPLINIQWDATDTLMAYFSASRGYKSGGFDARSNASPSADPTPVNPNALTTNQQVLIGSFEFEEEEALSYELGFKTSLLDGAAELNAALFRTEFDNLQVSVFDGTLGFNVGNAASAISQGLELDGRLALTENLILAGGLAFLDFEFLDHAFGTCIQDQVPDNPNGVNCDFSGKTNQYVADYSGNLLLSYERPLSDWLMFRANIDAIFTDEYHPSPNMDNRIKQEAYIQYNGRVAVSAIDGSWELALLGKNLSDELVVLYGVDAPTAKTVTGATTHHALINAPRTVALQASYRW, from the coding sequence ATGAAAATTCGTATCCGCGCAGCTTCATCGCTGCTTCCCCTGCTTGTTTCCGGCGCAGCCGTTGCCGGCCCCGTTCTGGAAGAAGTCGTTGTTACGGCACAACTGCGCCAGCAAAGTCTGCAAGATGTGCCGGTCTCGGTGAGTGCCATTGGCGGTGAAAAAATGATGGAGGCGGGCATCGCCAAAATCGAAGACCTGCAAGCCTATGTGCCCAACTTCACCATGTCGGAGTCGGGCATTGGCACCGACATCTACATCCGGGGTATCGGCTCCGGCGAGAACCAGGGCTTTGAGCAATCCGTTGGTATGTATGTCGACGGCATCTACTACGGCCGCGCCCAGCTTGCCCGCGCGCCGTTTCTTGATCTGTCCCGAGTAGAGGTGCTGCGCGGCCCACAGAATATTCTGCTGGGTAAAAACAGTATTGCCGGTGCCATCAATATCAAGACCGCCGATCCCACCGAGGACTTCGAAGGCAATGTTCAGCTGACCTACGAGCCCGAGCTGAATGAGCGCATTGTCGACCTGGTATTAAGCGGCCCGATCAGCGACCGCTTCGGCTACCGTTTCGCCGCGCGTAAACGCGAAATGGATGGCTACATGGAGAACCTCGTACTGGACCGCGACGAAGCACAGCGCGACGAGGAAACCCTGCGCTTTAAACTTTTGTGGGATGTCAGCGACGACGTTGTCGCCAATTTCAAAATTGAATCCGGCTCCTTCGATGTCATCGGCCGCACCTCTGAAATCATCACCAACGAGCCCTCCACCGACGACGTCTTCCTGTTTAATGGCCGCACCTACGGTGAGATTATGGACCGCACCGTCTTCCCCGATCTCGGCGGACTGGGCGGGCTGGTCGGTATCCTTCCGCAATTTCTGCTGGACGCCCTGCAGTTACAAGGCAGCGGCGCGCTGGTCGATATCGACTCCGACTCCGGCGTACTGAATAACACTGCCGACCGCAAACGCCACAGCAACGGCGACTTCAGTTACAACGACACCTACAATTTTACCGCCAACGTCGACTGGTACCGCGATGGCCACCAGTTCACCTCGATCACCGGCATCATGGGCTACGAATACGACGAGGACTGCGACTGCGACTTCACGGGCGCTCCGCTGTTCCAGGTCGAGTTCGAGGAAGAATACAAGCAGTTCAGTCAGGAATTCCGCTGGATTTCGCCCGCTGGCGAAGAGTTTGAATTTATCGGCGGCCTGTACCTGCAGTACAGCGAGCTGGACTTCTTCGATTCACTGTACCTCCCCTCTGATATCGTGCCGCAACTGGTTAATGCTGCCGACCTGATCGAAGGCGGCGCTCGCGGCGACTATGATCCGCTGGCAGGTGCATCCAGCGCCTTCGAAATCGCCGGTATCGGCGACGCCGGCAACGCGCTGCGCGGCATCCGCACCCCCCGCACCTTCTACAGCGAGTCGAAAATTGCCTCAACCTTCCTGCAATCTACCTGGAATGTCAGCAGCGAGTTCCGCCTGACGCTGGGTGGCCGCCTGACATGGGAAAATAAGGAGGGCTCTCGCGACTTCAACTTCACCTTCGAAGACGGCACCGTGCAGCCCGCCGGAGAAGTGGATACCGCCGCTGCCGTCAGCTTCGGCGCCGAGCGCCACAGCCTGAAAGGCGAGCGCGAAGAAGTGCAGTTTGCGCCGCTGATCAATATTCAGTGGGACGCCACCGACACGCTGATGGCCTACTTCTCAGCCAGCCGAGGCTACAAGTCTGGCGGCTTCGATGCGCGCTCCAACGCCTCCCCCAGCGCCGACCCCACGCCGGTCAACCCCAACGCCCTCACCACCAACCAACAGGTGCTGATCGGCAGCTTCGAATTTGAAGAAGAGGAAGCACTGAGCTACGAGCTGGGCTTTAAAACGTCACTGCTGGACGGCGCCGCCGAGCTGAACGCGGCCCTGTTCCGCACCGAATTCGACAATCTGCAAGTCAGCGTCTTCGATGGCACCCTCGGCTTTAACGTGGGCAACGCCGCCAGCGCGATCTCACAAGGTCTCGAGCTGGATGGCCGCCTGGCATTGACCGAGAACCTGATACTCGCCGGGGGCCTGGCCTTCCTCGACTTCGAGTTTCTCGACCATGCCTTCGGCACCTGTATTCAAGACCAGGTACCGGACAACCCCAATGGCGTGAACTGCGACTTCAGTGGCAAGACCAACCAGTACGTCGCCGACTATTCCGGCAACCTGCTGCTGTCTTACGAGCGTCCTCTGAGCGACTGGCTGATGTTCCGCGCCAATATCGATGCTATCTTCACCGACGAATACCACCCCTCGCCGAACATGGATAATCGCATCAAGCAAGAAGCCTATATCCAGTACAACGGCCGAGTCGCCGTATCAGCCATCGACGGCAGTTGGGAACTGGCCCTGCTCGGCAAGAACCTCAGTGATGAACTGGTGGTTCTGTACGGCGTAGACGCTCCCACCGCCAAAACGGTTACCGGCGCCACCACGCACCACGCGCTGATCAATGCACCACGCACGGTTGCACTGCAAGCCAGCTACCGCTGGTAA
- a CDS encoding hydantoinase/oxoprolinase family protein, which produces MADTAYLGVDTGGTFTDFILVDGKHIALHKCLSTPAQPEQAILQGIAALGLNARVADGSLTVVHGSTVATNAALEGKGVRTAYIGNRGFADLLSIGRQTREKLYALRPAAKATPVPAELCLEADCRVDAQGQVLQQISAEQLAELRAAVDALEVDAVAINLLFSFLNDEDEKAIEAAMPDGVFCARSSAILPEYKEYERGMATWLNAWLGPKVQSYLQRLQVALRSTPLSIMQSSGGTTDAHNAGNRAVNLLLSGPAGGLAAARQLGHNIGKKQLITFDMGGTSSDVALINGDIALTSEGRIGPYPVAVPMVDMHTIGAGGGSIASLDDGGLLKVGPESAGADPGPAAYGNGGTQATVTDANVVLGRLPANAKLGGSMSLRYDDAHRAVSALAGELGMATEEAAAGIIAIANEHMVRALRLISVQRGFDPEAFSLCCFGGAGGLHICELAEALGSREVIVPNHGGVFSALGMLLAPRERQLSRTLSQPLAALTSAALQRPLDEMLNEGRTALLAEGVTAEQIHTQLSLDLCYQGQSYTLNIPYQGDLNDCAAQFHRAHQQRYGHDLALPVQLVNLRMALRAPAAVTALPTPEPQPTEPPRYQSVAFIDTPVPCYSRPALAVGQQIDGPALITEAVATTWLAPGWRGRVDTQGHLLLHRS; this is translated from the coding sequence ATGGCAGACACAGCATATCTCGGCGTCGACACCGGCGGCACCTTCACCGACTTTATTCTCGTCGATGGCAAGCACATTGCCTTGCACAAATGCCTGTCCACCCCGGCGCAGCCAGAGCAGGCCATACTGCAGGGCATTGCCGCCCTCGGGCTGAATGCCCGCGTGGCCGACGGCAGCCTGACCGTGGTCCACGGCTCCACCGTCGCCACCAACGCCGCGCTGGAAGGTAAAGGTGTGCGTACCGCGTATATTGGCAACCGCGGCTTCGCCGATCTCTTGAGCATAGGCCGCCAGACCCGGGAAAAGCTCTACGCACTTCGCCCCGCCGCAAAGGCTACACCCGTTCCGGCCGAGCTTTGCCTTGAAGCCGACTGCCGCGTCGATGCACAGGGCCAGGTATTACAGCAAATCAGCGCGGAACAGCTGGCCGAGCTGCGCGCCGCCGTCGACGCGCTGGAGGTCGACGCTGTCGCCATTAATTTACTGTTCTCCTTTCTCAACGACGAGGACGAAAAGGCCATCGAAGCGGCCATGCCTGACGGTGTATTTTGTGCCCGTTCGTCGGCCATCCTGCCCGAGTACAAGGAATACGAGCGCGGCATGGCAACCTGGCTGAACGCCTGGCTGGGCCCCAAAGTGCAGAGCTACCTGCAACGTCTGCAAGTGGCGCTGCGCAGTACGCCGCTGTCGATCATGCAATCCTCAGGCGGCACAACCGATGCCCACAATGCCGGTAACCGCGCGGTGAATCTGCTGCTATCCGGCCCCGCCGGGGGCTTGGCCGCCGCCCGACAACTTGGGCATAACATCGGCAAAAAACAGCTTATCACCTTCGATATGGGCGGAACGTCCAGCGATGTCGCGCTGATCAATGGCGATATTGCACTGACCAGCGAGGGCCGAATCGGGCCCTATCCCGTCGCCGTGCCCATGGTCGATATGCACACCATTGGCGCCGGTGGCGGCTCCATTGCCAGTCTCGATGACGGTGGACTGCTCAAGGTCGGCCCCGAATCCGCCGGGGCCGACCCCGGTCCCGCCGCCTATGGCAACGGCGGCACACAGGCAACGGTGACCGACGCCAATGTCGTACTCGGTCGCCTGCCTGCCAACGCGAAACTGGGCGGCAGCATGAGCTTGCGTTACGACGACGCCCACCGCGCTGTATCGGCGCTGGCCGGAGAGCTGGGTATGGCGACGGAAGAGGCCGCCGCCGGGATTATTGCGATTGCCAACGAGCACATGGTGCGCGCGCTGCGGCTGATATCCGTTCAGCGCGGCTTCGATCCGGAGGCCTTCAGCCTGTGCTGCTTCGGCGGCGCCGGCGGCCTGCACATTTGCGAGCTGGCGGAAGCCCTGGGCAGCCGGGAGGTGATCGTCCCCAACCACGGCGGCGTATTCTCGGCGCTGGGGATGTTGCTGGCCCCACGAGAACGCCAGCTCTCGCGCACCCTCAGTCAACCGCTGGCGGCATTGACTTCAGCAGCACTGCAACGTCCCCTCGACGAGATGCTCAACGAAGGGCGAACCGCGCTGTTGGCCGAGGGCGTGACCGCGGAGCAAATCCACACACAGTTATCGCTGGATCTGTGCTACCAGGGCCAATCCTACACGCTGAATATTCCCTATCAGGGCGATCTGAACGACTGCGCCGCCCAGTTTCACCGAGCCCACCAGCAGCGCTATGGCCACGACCTTGCCCTGCCGGTACAACTGGTCAATTTACGCATGGCACTGCGTGCCCCCGCCGCTGTCACAGCACTGCCGACACCTGAACCGCAGCCGACCGAACCACCCCGGTATCAGTCAGTGGCCTTTATCGATACGCCCGTACCCTGTTACAGCCGCCCGGCACTGGCGGTGGGGCAACAGATCGACGGTCCGGCACTGATCACCGAGGCCGTCGCCACAACCTGGCTGGCGCCGGGCTGGCGGGGCCGCGTCGATACGCAGGGCCACCTGCTCTTGCACCGCTCATGA
- a CDS encoding class I adenylate cyclase — translation MPGREALSKLFDRGINPHRIAELRARFMQLNTARLQRNRTALQEHQRLLFDLVPLLLHVNHPALPGYVSRHTPCGIDGYQPSEQLLGRARQSLSSGFSYRPHDGTTHIHSLFVMGSCGSIAQAEDSDLDIWLCHRSDLDHSALQQLQDKADALSAWAAGLGLDLHFFLMDSEQFRRGERERLSADGTGTSQHYLLLDEFYRSAILLAGRYPIWWLVPPDEEANYPEYTALLHVQNFVGPDESIDFGGVAAIPAGEFIGAGVWQLYKAIASPYKALLKLLLTEAYASDYPNVQAICLTMKARVHEGDTNLDELDPYIMVYRRLEQHLRQRGEKDRLELVRRAFYFKTGLHLSRPGLSKQADRRTRLEALVKEWQWPSETLLNLDTRHRWKLRRVRDEHRFLVAELTHSYRFLQDFAARSQQSALINSEEMTLLGRKLYAAFERKRNKIEWLNPGISPDLSEQQLYFYTIGFGDRRRWVVSSSPRNDFHSETTLKEDDQLCRLLCWCLCNGLVQENSRLRLGSHKLGVTESDLNRLACWLQKALPARLPAADPDKHEVFSRPKAPEYVLLCINLGQDSLSQLSSQGVGQHRSCYPVANAELVVVNSWGEVSATAISGSDTLLNSLRAYHQIRIAADHVGVSPTIQMLCFNDPDDQLVNRLQQLTTSLDNCFQQNANSRYILKLADGFHIVRQRNNELDVATLSSYPELIQCLERGQEQFSPLHLDPFCVPDSALAAIVAHSHSDDCHLFLHPREALVDIFVRDERGSLCYLANESRDPEALLQQLLGFLQHCRQEQNRQHRVQLHSLRRQDGRWQAVDCPPPPCRARSGLYLEAIAHPRPGAKPVFDLRWNNQLLCHADEGDSVFRRLASQLRERFPNQRRFYLDRLSLADSEPQQTSVYLRYKRYVEELLLQAINET, via the coding sequence ATGCCAGGACGCGAGGCACTTTCCAAACTCTTCGACCGCGGAATCAATCCACACCGCATTGCCGAGCTGCGCGCCCGCTTCATGCAACTTAATACCGCCCGCCTGCAGCGCAATCGCACCGCACTGCAGGAACATCAACGCCTGCTCTTCGATCTGGTGCCGCTGCTGCTGCACGTCAACCATCCCGCACTGCCAGGCTACGTGAGCCGCCACACTCCCTGTGGTATCGACGGCTACCAGCCCAGTGAGCAGCTGCTCGGCCGCGCCCGACAATCATTGTCCAGCGGCTTCAGCTACCGCCCCCATGACGGCACGACCCACATCCACAGCCTGTTTGTAATGGGTTCCTGCGGCAGCATCGCTCAGGCCGAGGACTCCGATCTCGATATCTGGCTCTGCCACCGCAGCGACCTCGACCATAGCGCCCTGCAACAATTGCAGGACAAAGCCGATGCGCTGTCAGCATGGGCTGCTGGCCTCGGTCTGGACCTGCACTTCTTTCTGATGGACAGCGAGCAATTCCGCCGGGGAGAACGCGAGCGCCTGAGCGCTGACGGCACCGGCACCAGTCAGCATTATTTGCTGTTGGATGAGTTCTACCGCAGCGCCATTTTGCTGGCTGGCCGCTACCCGATCTGGTGGCTAGTGCCCCCCGATGAGGAGGCCAACTACCCGGAATATACCGCGCTGCTGCATGTGCAGAATTTTGTCGGTCCGGACGAAAGTATCGACTTCGGCGGGGTAGCGGCGATTCCCGCCGGGGAGTTTATCGGCGCAGGTGTCTGGCAGCTCTACAAGGCGATCGCCTCGCCGTACAAAGCCCTGCTGAAACTGCTGCTGACCGAAGCCTATGCCAGCGACTACCCCAATGTGCAGGCCATCTGCCTGACAATGAAAGCGCGGGTGCACGAGGGCGATACCAACCTCGACGAGTTGGACCCCTACATTATGGTTTACCGTCGCCTGGAGCAGCATCTCCGTCAACGCGGTGAAAAGGATCGACTGGAGCTGGTACGCCGCGCTTTTTACTTCAAAACCGGCCTGCACCTCTCCCGCCCCGGGCTCAGTAAACAGGCAGACCGACGAACACGACTGGAAGCGCTGGTAAAAGAGTGGCAATGGCCGTCTGAAACGCTGCTCAACCTCGACACCCGTCACCGCTGGAAGCTGCGCCGAGTCCGCGACGAACACCGTTTTCTGGTGGCCGAACTTACCCACAGCTACCGATTTCTGCAGGACTTTGCCGCGCGCAGTCAGCAGTCAGCGCTGATCAACTCTGAAGAAATGACTCTGCTGGGGCGAAAGCTCTATGCGGCCTTTGAACGCAAGCGCAACAAAATTGAATGGCTCAACCCCGGCATCTCTCCCGACCTTTCTGAGCAACAGCTGTACTTCTATACGATCGGCTTCGGCGATCGTCGGCGCTGGGTGGTTAGCAGCAGCCCCCGCAACGACTTCCACAGCGAAACAACGCTCAAGGAGGACGATCAGCTCTGCCGACTGCTCTGCTGGTGTCTGTGCAACGGACTCGTTCAGGAGAACAGCCGCTTGCGACTGGGCAGCCACAAGCTCGGCGTTACCGAATCCGACCTCAATCGCCTGGCCTGCTGGCTGCAAAAAGCGCTACCCGCCCGCCTGCCCGCCGCCGACCCCGACAAACACGAGGTTTTCAGCCGCCCCAAAGCACCGGAATACGTCCTGCTGTGTATCAACCTCGGACAGGACAGTCTGTCGCAGCTCAGCAGCCAGGGCGTAGGACAGCACCGCAGTTGTTACCCCGTCGCCAACGCCGAACTGGTCGTCGTCAACAGCTGGGGCGAAGTCTCCGCTACCGCAATCAGTGGCAGCGACACGCTGCTCAACAGTCTTCGCGCTTACCACCAGATCCGCATCGCTGCCGACCACGTCGGGGTTAGCCCCACTATCCAGATGCTCTGTTTCAACGATCCCGACGATCAACTCGTCAACCGCCTGCAACAGCTCACCACAAGCCTCGACAACTGCTTTCAACAGAATGCCAACAGTCGCTACATTCTCAAACTGGCCGACGGATTTCATATTGTCCGGCAGCGCAACAATGAACTGGATGTGGCAACACTCAGCAGCTACCCTGAATTAATCCAATGTCTGGAGCGGGGACAGGAGCAATTCAGTCCACTGCACCTGGATCCGTTTTGCGTACCTGATTCCGCACTCGCCGCCATCGTCGCCCACAGCCACAGCGACGACTGCCATCTTTTTCTTCACCCGCGTGAAGCCCTGGTCGACATTTTTGTCCGCGATGAACGTGGCTCACTGTGCTACCTCGCCAACGAAAGCCGCGACCCCGAAGCCCTGCTGCAGCAATTGCTGGGCTTTCTCCAACACTGCCGGCAGGAGCAGAACCGTCAGCACCGCGTACAGCTTCATTCTCTGCGGCGACAGGACGGCCGCTGGCAGGCTGTGGACTGTCCGCCACCACCCTGTCGCGCCCGCTCCGGACTCTATCTGGAAGCCATCGCCCACCCCCGGCCCGGCGCTAAACCGGTCTTCGACCTGCGCTGGAATAATCAGTTGCTGTGTCATGCCGACGAGGGCGACAGCGTCTTTCGACGACTCGCCAGCCAATTGCGGGAACGCTTCCCCAACCAGCGGCGCTTCTACCTCGACCGGCTCAGTCTGGCAGATTCCGAGCCACAGCAGACCTCGGTCTATCTTCGCTACAAGCGCTATGTAGAAGAATTATTGCTTCAAGCGATCAACGAGACTTAA
- a CDS encoding DoxX family protein, with the protein MIRSLPQRVHGWLDGSRQLDFIAPLLLRLFLAPVFISAGLNKLLAFDSTVEWFGNADWGLGLPLPWLMAFLAVATELLGGVFLLLGLATRYIAVPLMVTMLVAAFAVHWDNGWYAIAPSDPATSMSQPLAAIGVPGAEASLQNSEEVSKRLDAARGLLQEHGHYNWLTETGPFVVLNNGIEFAATYFIMLLSLFFTGAGRYLSVDYWWARRFWE; encoded by the coding sequence ATGATTCGATCCCTGCCGCAGCGTGTACATGGCTGGCTTGACGGCAGTCGTCAGCTCGACTTTATCGCCCCGCTGCTGCTTCGCCTGTTTCTCGCACCGGTGTTTATTTCTGCGGGCTTGAACAAGCTGCTGGCTTTCGACAGCACGGTGGAATGGTTTGGCAATGCCGACTGGGGACTGGGCCTGCCCCTGCCCTGGCTGATGGCCTTTCTCGCCGTTGCCACCGAGCTGTTAGGGGGTGTCTTCCTGTTGCTGGGTCTGGCTACCCGCTATATCGCCGTGCCGTTGATGGTGACCATGCTGGTAGCGGCGTTCGCGGTGCATTGGGACAACGGCTGGTATGCGATCGCCCCCTCTGACCCTGCCACCAGCATGTCGCAGCCGCTGGCCGCTATCGGCGTTCCCGGTGCCGAGGCCAGTTTGCAAAACAGTGAAGAAGTCAGCAAACGGCTGGACGCCGCGCGTGGCCTGCTGCAGGAGCATGGCCACTACAACTGGCTGACGGAAACAGGTCCCTTTGTGGTGCTTAACAACGGTATCGAATTTGCGGCCACCTACTTCATCATGCTGCTGTCGCTGTTCTTTACCGGCGCGGGACGATATTTGAGTGTGGATTATTGGTGGGCGCGTCGTTTTTGGGAATAA